The DNA region GGCGCTGAAAAGGAGCTCCCCTTCGGGGACGATGCGCTCAAGGATGCGAATCGAGCGGACGACAGGGGCGATGGCGACCCAGGGGACCTCCCGCTCGACGCCGGCGGAGATGTGGTGGCCGTTGTCGTTGGTGACCTCCTTGTAGTGATGGCTGCGGATGAGGTGGCGTCCAGGGGTGCCGTCGGGTCGGGGCGCCGGGTCAGGGCAACACCCGGAGCGCAAGCCTTGCGCTTCCTGCGGCCGCATGCCGGTCAGATAGAGGATGATGATCATGGCGGCCGTGCCGAGGTGCTTCATCAGGTCGGCGGCCTCATTGAAGTCGAGGCTCTGGCGCCAGGGGCGTCCGGCGACCTGGCCGGTAACCGGAACGTCCAGTGGGCATGGGCCGGGCCGGTACGCGGCCAGGTTGGTCAACCCGTGCTGCTTCTTGAAGCGATCGACCTGGCCGAGGCTGGCACCGGTGGTTGCGGCGATGAAAGCGCGGGCCAGGGTGTGGCCACCGTCGCATCCTGTGCTGGGTATCGGGGCTCCGGAGGTGATGAGGGGCAGCAGGGTCTCCTCAATTCGGGCGCGTCCCGCGGGGGTGGCGGTGCTGGCGGAAGCGATGCTGAGCAGCCGGCGCCGTTCGGTCCAGGCGGCCAGGATGTCCTCGGCGAGGTCGTCGACCATGCGGCCGGCCCAGACCAGCAGTGGGCCGATGACCTGCGGGTCCAAGGGTTCGGTGGTGTTCTCACGGCCGCCTTCACCGGTGGCGGAGGGCAGGTAGTCGTCGACGCCCTCGGTGTCCCAGGGAGGTCGGGGGATCCCCGAGGGGTGGGCAGCGAGTTGGTCGTAGGCCCATAGGTCGGTCAGCCGGGCGAGGACCTTCTCGGAGTAAGCGCGTGTGATGCCGCTCTGCCAGCGCTCCGTGGTGTATGCGCTCCACCACTCGTCGGTAAAAGCTCCGAGGTCGGACATGCCGCGCTCGTGCGCCCAGTGCGCAAGGCGGATCCACTCGCGGCATGTCTCCAGGATGTCGTCGGCGGAGCCGCGGGTCCGTGCGCGGTGTCCCCGGGTCTGGACAACGGTGGGTCGCAGCTCGCCGTTGATCATGATCCAGGCTGGCAGCTTCAACTGGCCGCGCAGCCCGATCGGGCACCTGCTCCAATGGATTTTGGAGAGTGTGGCGCCCGGATTGTCGATGAGTGGCGCCAAGGGCCAGACCGCATCAGCGTAGCGGCCGTTGGGGTGCCGGTTGCCGGCGCTGATCCACCGGTCCATCACGACGGGGGAATCCGGCGTCGGCATGGGCAGCACGTACGGGTCGACTTCATCGACGAGGGCGGAGGTCACGAGGCCAGCTCTCCCTTCAGTAGGAGCGCGACGACCGTGCGGTCCCGGTCGCTGACCCGGCCCAGCGCGGCATTCCAGGCGGCTGGGCCCACTCTGTCGCGCATGTCGTTCAGGCGTAGCAGGTGGTCGTGCCAGCGCGCCGTCCAGGTGTGATCGGGGAGCACCGAGCGAAGGCTCATCAGTTGCTGATGCAGATGGGCGAGGCGGGGGTGGTGACCGGGGTGGACATGGGCGTTGCCGCAGGCCAGGCAGAGTAGGAAGTCCGCTGCGCAGCCCCCGTCCGGGGCGGGCCAGGGGCTGGTGGTGTCGTCCTCGCAATCGGCCGTCGCGGTCTCGTGATGCGCGGGGTTCGGCTCACGTGCGAGGTGTCCGCCGAAGACGGTTGCCTGCGCTTGCTGGAGTGCTTCGTGGGCGCCGGCTTCGAAGACTGCTTGGGATGCTCGCTGGACTCGCTGGTCGGGCAGCACGTAGACGCTCTCGTGGGTGCCCTGAGTGTGCTGCATGGGTCTGCCCTCGCGGGTGACCGTCGTGCGCCTGGTGCGTTGGAACGGCGATCCGCTCAGCCCGTGGCTTCGAGCCCAGCTGGTGGCGTCGACACGGGAGACACCGAAGACCAGCGGGCCGATGCGCGGTGGGCGATCCAGATCGCGGCGCTCGCGCCCGACTTGTTGCAGGCGTGCGGTCATCAGCAGGTCGGTGCCGGGGACCAGCTTCGCGGCGAGCGCGCGGCCGTGTGCGGTGGCGTCCAGGGCCTGTGTGATCAGACGTCCCGGGGAGGCGGCTCCCGAGTCGGTGATGTTCTCCGTGCTGAACCACCGGCCCGCCCCGGGTCGCCGCTTCTCCACCTGCACCAGGTATGTCACCGTCGTCCTCTCACCAACCGACGGCGCCCGGGTGGGCGCGGGCATGCGGTCGTAGACGGACAGATTCCAGGCAAAGCGGTCGGTCAGCAGCACGGCCAGGGCAGTCAGCTCGTGCCGGGTCAAGAACAGCCGGCCCCACGTTCGTTCGACGCTGCCCCCGCCGAGGAGACCACGGTGCCTCAGGTTGGTCAGGCCATCGCTCCGCCGTGCGCGGGGCACGTCTCCGGTGCACGCCATCACGTCGAGGATCTGGCCGAGCTGCGCTTCACGGCTGCCTTCGGGCAGTTGCCCGAGCCGCCAGCGCTCCAGCACGATGGTGTTGTCCCGGATGCGCATCCAAGCGGCGCGGAACTGGCGCTGCGCGGTGAGTAGCACTTGCTCGCGTTCCGCATCCTCGTACGACTGCTTGCTCGGCGTTCCCTGTGGCACCCGGCGGGCGAGCTCTTCGGCCACTTGGCCGGTGCGCAGCCTCGGGTCCGCGCGCAGCAGGACC from Streptomyces sp. NBC_00258 includes:
- a CDS encoding integrase; amino-acid sequence: MTSALVDEVDPYVLPMPTPDSPVVMDRWISAGNRHPNGRYADAVWPLAPLIDNPGATLSKIHWSRCPIGLRGQLKLPAWIMINGELRPTVVQTRGHRARTRGSADDILETCREWIRLAHWAHERGMSDLGAFTDEWWSAYTTERWQSGITRAYSEKVLARLTDLWAYDQLAAHPSGIPRPPWDTEGVDDYLPSATGEGGRENTTEPLDPQVIGPLLVWAGRMVDDLAEDILAAWTERRRLLSIASASTATPAGRARIEETLLPLITSGAPIPSTGCDGGHTLARAFIAATTGASLGQVDRFKKQHGLTNLAAYRPGPCPLDVPVTGQVAGRPWRQSLDFNEAADLMKHLGTAAMIIILYLTGMRPQEAQGLRSGCCPDPAPRPDGTPGRHLIRSHHYKEVTNDNGHHISAGVEREVPWVAIAPVVRSIRILERIVPEGELLFSAAHHDFQGVKAHQGALKNGTLNRRIGSFVAWANREAVAQGLPEQAIPQDPHGELGMARFRRTLAWHIARRPGGLIALAIQYGHMRTVLDARTSTGYGALGRWGIHGVLDVETALAAADTAARLRDRMAAGEKISGPAARRAVTGATQAPHFEGRIVPSTFARKAAAYLARDGIVLFDNSDALLICAFKRETALCEPAANATSPNVVDCRAGCGNMARTDTHASQLRDRADEIDQLAAHAPMHIGNRLQAHAARLRQAAVTHAATAETAEVLR